From the genome of Streptomyces sp. V2I9:
CCTCCGACAAGGGATCCTCCGAGAAGAAGGACTGAGCGGCGTTCTCACGGCCCGGACACCCGGTGGGGGTCCGGGCCGCTGCCGTTGTCGGTGGGAGCGGACACAATGGGTGGGTGAGTAAGAGCAGCCTTCCCGCATCCGACCACGCCTCCGACCTCCGTGAGGCCCTGCTCGCCGCGGACTTCACCGCCGACGGGCTCCTCGACCGGCTCGGCGCGCCCGCCTACGCCGCGCTGGCCCGCAGCGAGACCGTCCCCGCGTCGCGGGCCACCCGCGGCGACAGCCCGCTCGACACGCTGGTGCGGCTGTTCCTCCTGCAACACCCCGTCGCCGAGGAGCGGGCCCGTGCGGTCCTGCCCCTGGACGCGTGCGTCGAGGACGGCTGGGTGACCCGCGAGGGCGGTGCGGACGGGGAGGTCCGCGCCCGCGTCGATGTACGGCCGTACGGGGGGCCGGACGGCGAGGACTGGTTCATCGTGTCCGACCTCGGCTGCGCGGTCGGCGGCGCGGGCGGGAGCGGCTCCCGCGAGGAGGGCGTCGTCCTCGGTGTCGGCGGGGCCTCCACCACCCTCGCCGGGATCACCGTGCGTACGCCCGTCGCCTCGGCGCTCGACCTGGGCACGGGCTCCGGCATCCAGGCGCTGCACGCCGCGCAGCACGCCACGCGGGTCACCGCCACCGACCTGAACCCCCGCGCGCTGGAGTTCACCCGGCTCACCCTCGCCCTGTCCGGCGCCGCCCCCGCCGATCTGCGGGAGGGGTCCCTCTTCGAGCCGGTGGGCTCCGAGACGTTCGACCTGATCGTTTCCAATCCCCCCTTCGTCATCTCGCCCGGCGCCCGCCTCACCTACCGGGACGGCGGCATGGGCGGCGACGACCTGTGCCGGACGCTGGTGCAGCAGGCGGGCGACCATCTGAACGACGGGGGATACGCCCAGTTCCTCGCCAACTGGCAGCACGTGGAGGGCGAGGAGTGGCAGGACCGGCTGCGCTCCTGGGTGCCGTACGGCTGCGACGCCTGGATCGTCCAGCGCGAGGTCCAGGACGTCACGCAGTACGCCGAGCTGTGGCTGCGGGACAGCGGTGACCACCGCAGCGACCCCGCCGAGTACGGCGAGCGGTACGAGGCGTGGCTCGACGAGTTCGAGGCGCGGGGCACCACGGCCGTCGGATTCGGCTGGATCACCCTGCGCAAATCCGCCGCGGCGGCGGCCGGCGCCCCCTCGATCGTCGTCGAGGAGTGGCCGCACGCGGTGCGGCAGCCGCTCGGACAGGCCGTCCAGGAGCACTTCGCCCGCCAGGACTTCCTCCGCGACCAGGACGACGCGGCGCTGCTCGCCGGGCACTTCGTCCTCGCCACCGAGGTCGTGCAGGAGCAGGTCGGGCTGCCGGGCGCGGAGGACCCCGAGCACGTGGTGCTCCGCCAGCACCGCGGCATGATGCGGGCGACCAAGGTCGACGCGGTGGCCGCCGGGTTCGCGGGGGTGTGCGACGGCTCGCTTCCCGCCGGGCGCATCCTCGACGCCATCGCGCAGCTGATGGCCGAGGATCCGGTGCTCCTGCGCGACCGCACCCCGCAGGCGATCCGGCTGCTGGTGGAAGAGGGCTTCCTGGAGCCGGCGCCGGGCGTGGTGACGCGGGGCGAGTAGGCCGCTGCCGCCCGGGGACTCCGGCGCGCTGCCTTCCAGGGCCCCGGCGCGCTCCGGGGCCCTGGAACCCGGCCCTGGAACCCCCGCCCTGGAACTCCTGCCCCGGAGCCTCGAAGCCCCCGACCTCCGCCCGCGTTTGGGTCTCGGTCCAGCCCCCGTGACCTCAGCCCGGGCCTCGGCCGAGGCCCCGGTCCCGGCCCGCGAATGTGTCGTGTCCCGTACCGCGGGCTGCCCCGCTCCTGGCGGGTGTGCGCCGGGCGTACGCTCCGGGCGCGCCGGGGCTCGTACCGGCGGGTAGGGGGCCGGGTCCGGGTGGTCTCCGGGGTCGGGCCGACCGGGTCGGCGCGGCAGCGCGACGGATTCCGGTACCGGTGCGCCTCGGCCCCCGCCCGAGGCGCGATCGTCCGCGCGGCCAGCGCCTTCCCGTCCGGTGCCGTTCACGGCGCACCCGTCTCCGCGTATTCCGCTCGACCGGTTCCCGCAGGCCGTTCGGCCGAGGGGGCGCGTACTCCGGTCAGAGGGCGCGCTCATCCCCCGTCCCGTCCCGGCGGATGCGGCCGATGGGGTTCCGCCGGGTGGCGGGGGAGTGCTGTTCACTCCGGGTTCGTGTGGGCGACGCCGTGGGGTGGCAGCCTCCTTCCCGTGCCGGACCGGCCGGGCCCGCCCCGGCGGTTCGCCACAAGGGTTTACGCGCCGGGCCGCACGGCAGGCCACACGACGGGTCAGGGGTACGACATGGAGAGCGTCTCAGCAGTCTTCGCCGGTACGACCCTGTCGCTGTTCGGCGCCGCCCTCCTGGTCTGGACAGGGGCGCGAGCCCTGCACCGCGCGCCGGTGGCACACGGTGTGAGCCCCGTCGCCTCCACCGCACTCACCACGCTCTTCGGCGTAGTTTTCCTCGGCCTCGGCGTGTGGGTCCTCACGCTCGTCTGACCCCCTGCCCGGTGGCGTGAACCCCCGGACGACCGGCCGCTCGGCGGGCGGCCCGCCGAGCGGCCGATGGAGAGCCCGACCGGCTCCGAGGCCCCGGCCAGGGCCCGGAGCGCCACGGTCCGGGCGGTCCGGGCGGCAGGAATGGCGGAAGTCGGGTTACCGTTCGAGTGGCCGTTGCGGGCTTTTGCCGTTTGACACGGGGGCGGGTTGTACCGTCACACTCCGCAGCGACAGCACCTCGGCGGCGTCATGACGCCGCCCGGATGCCCATCGAGTGTCGACCGGAGAGAAGAGCGAAGTTGTCCCCGACCAGCGAGACCGCACAGGGCGGCCGCCGACTCGTCATCGTCGAGTCGCCTGCCAAGGCGAAGACGATCAAGGGCTATCTCGGCCCCGGATACGTCGTCGAGGCGAGCGTCGGGCACATCCGCGACCTCCCGAACGGCGCGGCCGAGGTCCCGGACGAGTACACCGGCGAGGTACGCCGCCTCGGGGTGGACGTCGAACACGACTTCCAGCCCATCTACGTCGTCAACGCCGACAAGAAGGCCCAGGTCAGGAAGCTCAAGCAGCTGCTGGCCGAGTCCGACGAACTCTTCCTCGCCACCGATGAGGACCGCGAGGGCGAAGCCATCGCGTGGCACCTCCAGGAAGTGCTCAAGCCCAAGGTCCCGGTCCACCGGATGGTCTTCCACGAGATCACCAAGGACGCGATCCGGGCTGCCGTCGCCAACCCGCGCGAGCTCAACCAGCGCATGGTCGACGCCCAGGAGACCCGCCGCATCCTCGACCGTCTCTACGGCTACGAGGTCTCGCCGGTCCTGTGGAAGAAGGTCATGCCGAAGCTCTCGGCGGGCCGCGTCCAGTCCGTCGCCACCCGGCTCGTCGTCGAGCGGGAGCGCGAGCGCATCGCGTTCCGCTCCGCCGAGTACTGGGACCTGACCGGAAAGTTCGCCACCGGCCGCACCGGTGACGCCTCCGACCCCTCGACCCTGACCGCCCGCCTCAGCGCGGTCGACGGCCGCCGGATCGCCCAGGGCCGCGACTTCGGGGCAGACGGGCAGCTCAAGGCCGGTTCCGCCCAGACCCTCCACCTGGACGAGACGAACGCCCGTGCGCTCGCCGCCGCGCTCGCCGACTCCACCTTCGCGGTCCGGTCCGTCGAGTCGAAGCCGTACCGTCGCTCGCCGTACGCCCCCTTCCGGACGACCACCCTCCAGCAGGAGGCGAGCCGCAAGCTGGGCTTCGGGGCCAAGGCGACCATGCAGGTGGCGCAGAAGCTGTACGAGAACGGCTTCATCACCTATATGCGTACGGACTCCACGACCCTCTCCGACACCGCGGTCTCCGCGGCCCGTGCCCAGGTCACGCAGCTGTACGGGGCGGGCTACCTCCCCGACAAGCCGCGCACGTACGCCGGGAAGGTCAAGAACGCGCAGGAGGCGCACGAGGCGATCCGCCCCTCCGGCGACCGCTTCCGCACCCCCGCCGAGACCGGGCTCACCGGCGACCAGTTCCGGCTCTACGAGCTCATCTGGAAGCGGACCGTCGCCTCCCAGATGAAGGACGCGGTCGGCAACTCCGTCACCGTCAAGATCGGCGGCCGGGCGAGCGACGGGCGCGACGCCGAGTTCTCCGCGTCCGGCAAGACGATCACCTTCCACGGCTTCATGAAGGCGTACGTCGAGGGCGCCGACGACCCGAACGCCGAGCTGGACGACCGCGAGCGCCGGCTGCCGCAGGTGGCCGAGGGCGACGCGCTCTCCGCCGAGGAGATCACGGTCGACGGCCACGCCACCAAGCCCCCGGCCCGCTACACCGAGGCCTCGCTGGTCAAGGAGCTGGAGGAGCGCGAGATCGGCCGCCCCTCCACGTACGCCTCGATCATCGGGACCATCCTGGACCGCGGGTACGTCTTCAAGAAGGGCACGGCGCTCGTCCCGTCCTTCCTGTCGTTCGCCGTGGTCAACCTCCTGGAGAAGCACTTCGGCCGGCTCGTCGACTACGACTTCACCGCCCGCATGGAGGACGATCTCGACCGCATCGCGCGGGGCGAGGCCAGGTCCGTGCCGTGGCTCAAGCGCTTCTACTTCGGAGCGAGCGCTTCCGGTGACGACGCGGCCGGCGCCGGTTCCGCCTCCGACGCGGGCAACGGCGACGGCGACCACCTCGGCGGCCTGAAGGAACTGGTCACCGACCTCGGTGCGATCGACGCGCGGGAGATCTCCTCCTTCCCCGTCGGCAACGACATCAAGCTCCGCGTCGGCCGCTACGGCCCGTACATCGAGCGGGGCGAGAAGGACGCCGAGGGCCATCAGCGGGCCGACGTGCCCGAGGACCTGGCCCCCGACGAGCTGACCGTCGAGCTGGCCGAGGAGCTGCTGGCGAAGCCCAGCGGCGACTTCGAGCTGGGCGCCGACCCGGTCAGCGGCAACCAGATCATCGCCAAGGACGGGCGCTACGGCCCGTACGTCACCGAGGTGCTGCCCGAGGGGACGCCGAAGACCGGCAAGAACGCGGTGAAGCCGCGGACCGCCTCCCTCTTCAAGTCCATGTCCCTGGACACGGTCACCCTCGCCGACGCGCTCAAGCTGATGTCGCTGCCGCGCGTCGTCGGCACGGACGCCGAGGGCGTCGAGATCACCGCGCAGAACGGCCGCTACGGCCCGTACCTCAAGAAGGGCACCGACTCCCGGTCGCTGACCTCCGAGGAGCAGCTCTTCGACATCACCCTCGAAGAGGCGCTGGCGATCTACGCCCAGCCCAAGCAGCGCGGCCGGGCCGCGGCCAAGCCGCCGCTGAAGGAGCTGGGCACCGACCCCGTCAGCGGCGCGCCGGTCGTGGTGAAGGACGGCCGCTTCGGCCCGTACGTCACCGACGGCGAGACCAACGCGACCCTGCGGACCGGCGACAGCGTCGAGGAGATCACGCCGGAGCGCGGTTACGAGCTGCTCGCCGAGAAGCGTGCCAAGGGACCGGCCAAGAAGACGGCCAAGAAGGCCCCCGCGAAGAAGGCGACGGCCAAGAAGACGGCCGCGAAGAAGACGACGGCCGCCAAGAAGACCGCGGCGAAGAAGACGACGACGGCCAAGAAGGCGACCGCCACCAAGACGGCCGCCAAGAAGACGACGGCGGCGGCGAAGAAGACGGCCTCGGCCTCCTCCACGCCGACCGACGACTGACCTCCGTATCTCCGCAACACCCGCGCCGCCCGTATCGCGCCCCGCCCGGCACCTCGATCCCCGTGATCCCGGTGCCGGGCGGCGGTGCGTCAGGGGGCTCAGGGGGGGGCTCAACGGGGTGCCGGGCGGGTGTGTCAAGGGGGGTGGCGAGGGCATGGCCGGAAGCTGCCCACGTCCATATGTTCGGACGGGCCGACAGTCACCGCGCCGCTCCCGATAGGCTGGGCGGATGACGCGAGCCGAGCAGCCAACGGTCGTGAGCCCCACCTCCGACACACTTGCCGCAGACTCACGCGAGCGCGCCGTACGGGCCCTGTTGCGCATCCCTCCGCTGAAGCGGTTGTGGAGCGCCCAGCTCGTCGGCGGTATCGGCGATGCACTCGCCCTTCTCGTGCTGGTGCTGCTGTCGCTGCAAGCGGCGGTCCTTGAGGGCTCATTCGGCACCGGATACCGCGGGGCGGCCTTCGCCGTCGCCGCCGTCTTCGGTGCCCGGATCCTTTCCACCCTGTTCTTCGGAGCCGTACTCCTGGGGCCGTTGACGTCCCTCACGGGGCCCGGCGGAAAGCTGGACCGACGATGGCTGATGATCGGGGTGGACGGGCTGCGCCTGGCGCTGCTGGTCGTCGCCCCGCTGTGGATCGACTGGACGCCCGACAAGGCGCTCATGATGGTCCTCATCACCGTCTTCGTGACGGGCGCCGGTGAGCGCCTGTGGGCCGTGGCCAAGGAGAGCGCCGCCCCGGCGCTGCTGCCGGGCCCGCCCCCGGAAGGCGCGGCCGTACGCCCCCTGCCCGACCACCTCGACGCCCTGCGCCGCCTCTCACTGCGGACGAACTTCCTCTCCGTGCCCGCCGCCGCGGCCGTCCTGCTGGTCGCCACACTGATCGGCAACCTCCTCGGCTCCGGCCTGGAGTGGTTCTCCTTCCACCAGGCGGCCCTGGGGTCCTACGTCGCGGCGGGCCTCTTCTCCGCCTCCATCTCCGTCCTGTACTTCATCGAGTTCCCGGCCGACCGGACGCCCCGGCCGCGTTCCCCGCTGGAGGGTCTGCGCCGGCCCGCCACCGGCAACGGCCCCGACAAGGGCCGCACCGGCGCGGTCCCGCTGCTGGTCGCGGTCTGCGCCGCCGTCGCCGGTGCCGTCGCGGCGGCCGCCGCCGTCTCCGTCCTGCACGCCTACGACCTGGGCGGCGGGCCCGCCACGTTCGCGCTGCTGATCCTCGGACTGACCGGCGGCACCGCCCTCGGCATCCGTACCGCCCGCCAGGTGCTGCCGGCCCTGTCGCGCCGCCGCCTGCTGGCGCTGGCCGTCACCGCCACCGGGCTCGCGCTCCTCGCGCTCGGCCTGGTTCCGGACACCGCGACCGGACTGGCCATCGCCCTCCTCGCGGGGTACTCCGCCGGGGTCGCCGCGAACACCGGGCACACCCTGATCGACCAGGAGACCGAGGCGTTCCGGCAGGCCCGGACCACCGAGCACCTCCAGGCGGTCGTCCGGGTGTTCGTCGCCCTCGGTGCGGTCGCCGGCCCCCTGCTGGCCGCCGCGATAGGACGCCACCGCCTGGTCGCCGGGGACTTCGTCTTCGCCCACGGCGGGGCTGCCTTCACCCTGATACTGCTCGGCGCGCTGCTGCTGCCCGTCGCCGCGCTCGTCCTCGCCAAGACGGACGACCGGGCGGGCGTGCCGCTGCGCCGGGACCTGCGTGAGGCGCTGCGCGGCGGCGACCCGGCGGTCGCGCCCGCCGCCACCGGCTTCTTCCTCGCCCTGGAGGGCGGCGACGGAGCGGGCAAGTCCACCCAGGTCGAGGCGCTCGCCGACTGGATCCGGTCCAAGGGCCACGAGGTCGTCGTGACCCGCGAGCCCGGAGCCACCCCGATCGGCAAGCGGCTGCGGTCGATCCTGCTCGACGTGTCCTCCGCCGGTCTCTCCAACCGCGCCGAGGCCCTGCTGTACGCCGCCGACCGCGCCGAGCACGTCGACTCCGTCGTCCGCCCGGCGCTGGAACGCGGCGCGATCGTCATCTCCGACCGCTACATCGACTCGTCCGTCGCCTACCAGGGCGCGGGCCGGGACCTGGCCCCGACCGAGATCGCCCGGATCTCGCGGTGGGCGACGAGCGGCCTCGTACCGCATCTGACGGTGCTGCTGGACGTCGACCCGGCGACCGCGCGGGAGCGGTTCACGGAGGCGCCGGACCGGCTGGAGTCGGAGCCTGCGGAGTTCCACGAGCGGGTGCGCTCCGGGTTCCTGACCCTGGCCGCCGCCGACCCGACCCGTTATCTGGTGGTGGACGCCGGCCAGGAGCCGGAGTCGATCACCACGGTCGTACGCCACCGGCTCGACCAGCTCCTTCCGCTCTCCGAGGCCGAGATCGAGGCCATCGAGGAGGCCCGCCGCAAGGCCGAGGAGGAGGCGCGGCGCAAGGCCGAGGAAGAGGCCGCCCGCAAGGCCGAGGAGGAGCGCCTGGAGAAGGAGCGCCAGGAGCAGCTCGCCCGGCTGCGCGCCGAGGAGGAGGAGCGCAAGCAGCGCGAGCTGGAGGAGGCCCGCCGCCGCGAGGCCGAACGCCAGGCGGAGGAGGCCCGGCAGCGCGCCGAGGAGGCCCGCCGCCGCGCCGAGGAGGACCGGCGCCGGCTGGAGGCCGAGGAGGCGGCCCGCGAGGCCGAGCAGGAGCGGCTGCGGCAGCGGGCCGAGGAGGAGGCGCGGCTCCGCAAGGAGGCCGAGGCCGAGCGGCTGGCGAAGCAGCGGAAGGCCGAAGAGGTCCTGCTGCGCGCCGAGGAGGCCCGCCGCCGCGCCGAGGAGGAGGCGGCGGCCCGTACGGAGGCGGCACGGGCCGAGGCGGAGCGGGCGTCCCGTAGGGAGACGCCCTCGCGTTCGTCCTCGCACTCGGAGGGGGCGTCGGTTCCGGAGAACGAGCTGACGGTCCCCACGCCGATCGTGAACCCGAACGAGATCACGCAGCCGGTCCCGACGGCCCGCCCGGAGGAGGACGGCGCCGGGGGACCCGGTACGGGTACGGGATCCGGTACGGGTACGGGGGGCCGTTCCGGTTCCGCGGGCTCGGGTTCCGGTTCCGGTTCCGGTTCCGGTTCCGGTTCGGGTTCGGGTGCCGCCGGGTCGGGCTCGGGTTCCCGTTCGGGTGCCGGGCTCGGGGACGACGAGACGGCGATGCTGCCGCGCGTCCCGGATCCGGGACGGACGGACCCGTGGCCGCCGGCGCGGGAGGCGCGTGACGCGGATGAGACGGCCGTGCTGCCGCCGGTACGCGACGACCGCCCCTCCGACCGGGTGCCTCAGGGCTACTTCCGTGACGAGGGCCCTGCGGCCTCGCCCGCGGAGAGCGAGAGCGAGCGCACCCGCGAGCTGCCGCAGATCGAGGACCCGAACGCCCCGGCCCCCGACCGGCAGCAGTCCCGTCGCAAGCGTCCCCGCCCGGACTGGGCGGAGGAGACCCCGCTCGACGATCTGCCGACCCTGGCGGACGAGCTCCTCGGCGGTCATGACGACGACGGCCACGAGGGCCGGGGACGCCGCCCGCGCGGCTGACCCGCTCCCGCGGTGACCGGCCGGCCCGTCCGTCCCTCCGGGGCGGGCGGGCCGGAGTTGTCAGTGGCGTCGTCCACAATGGAATCCGCAGGGGCGTCGGAGGGGGAGCGGCACGGCCGGCGCCCACCGCCGCAGGCTTTCGCACGACACCACCGGAAGGGCGGTGACCCATGACCGTATGGGACGACCTGGTCGGACAGGACCGAGTGCAGGAACAGCTCGCCGCTGCCGCCAAGGACGCCGATGCGCTGGTCACCGCCGTGTCCGAAGGCGAGCCGCTGGACCAGGGCTCGAAGATGACCCACGCGTGGCTGTTCACCGGGCCGCCCGGTTCCGGCCGGTCCACGGCGGCGCGCGCCTTCGCCGCCGCGCTCCAGTGCACGAGCCCGGACCGGGCGCTGGGCGGCGCGCCCGGCTGCGGCTTCTGCGACGGCTGCCACACCAGCCTGATCGGTACGCACGCCGACGTCGAGGTGATCCGTACGGACCTGCTCTCCATCGGCGTGAAGGAGACCCGCGACCTGGTCCGCCGCGCCCAGCTCTCCCCGGCGGTCGGGCGGTGGCAGATCATCGTCCTGGAGGACGCCGACCGCCTCACCGAGGGTGCGGGCAACGTCCTGCTGAAGGCCGTCGAGGAGCCCGCGCCGCGCACGGTCTGGATGCTGTGCGCCCCCTCGCTCGAAGACGTCCTGCCCACGATCCGTTCCCGCTGCCGGCACCTGACCCTGAGCACCCCGCCGGTGGAGGCCGTGGCCGACGTCCTGATCCGCCGCGACGGCATCGACCCGGAGCGGGCGCACGCGGCGGCGCGCGCCACGCAGGGCCACATCGGGCGGGCCCGACGCCTCGCCACGGACGAGCGGGCGCGGGCCCGACGGGCCGCCGTGCTGAAGGTCCCGCTGCGCGTGGCCGATGTCGGGGGCTGCCTCAAGGCGGCCCAGGAGCTGATCGACACGTCCACCGAGGATGCCAAGCAGCTGGCGGAGGAGGTCGACGTCAAGGAGACCGAGGACCTCAAGGCGGCGCTCGGCGGCGTGGCGGGCGGCCGGATGCCGCGGGGTACGGCGGGGGCGATGAAGGAGCTGGAGGACAAGCAGAAGCGCCGCAAGACGCGTACGCAGCGCGACAGCCTGGACCTGGCGCTGACCGAGCTGACCGGGTTCTACCGCGATGTGCTGGCGCTCCAGCTCGGCTCGAAGCTGGCGATCGCCAACACCGACGTACAGGACTCCCTCGACCGGGTCGCGGAGTCCTCCACGCCCGCGCAGACCCTCCGCAGGATCGAGTCGGTGATCGCCTGCCGGGAGGCGATGGACCGCAATGTGGCGCCGCTGCTGGCGGTGGAGGCGATGACGATGGCGCTGCGGGCGGGCTGAATCGGCGCGCGCCGGGGCGGGGGCGTGGGCCGGCGGCGGGGGGCGAGGCACAGAGTCGGGGAAGGGGCCGCCGGGCACGCGGCCGTGTGCTGTCGTTCGGGGTACGGTCCGGATGGGGCCGCGCGGCTGCCCGGTAGGGCCCTGTAGCTCCCGGCGGGTGCCCTGTTCACCC
Proteins encoded in this window:
- a CDS encoding DNA polymerase III subunit delta' — its product is MTVWDDLVGQDRVQEQLAAAAKDADALVTAVSEGEPLDQGSKMTHAWLFTGPPGSGRSTAARAFAAALQCTSPDRALGGAPGCGFCDGCHTSLIGTHADVEVIRTDLLSIGVKETRDLVRRAQLSPAVGRWQIIVLEDADRLTEGAGNVLLKAVEEPAPRTVWMLCAPSLEDVLPTIRSRCRHLTLSTPPVEAVADVLIRRDGIDPERAHAAARATQGHIGRARRLATDERARARRAAVLKVPLRVADVGGCLKAAQELIDTSTEDAKQLAEEVDVKETEDLKAALGGVAGGRMPRGTAGAMKELEDKQKRRKTRTQRDSLDLALTELTGFYRDVLALQLGSKLAIANTDVQDSLDRVAESSTPAQTLRRIESVIACREAMDRNVAPLLAVEAMTMALRAG
- the topA gene encoding type I DNA topoisomerase, with the protein product MSPTSETAQGGRRLVIVESPAKAKTIKGYLGPGYVVEASVGHIRDLPNGAAEVPDEYTGEVRRLGVDVEHDFQPIYVVNADKKAQVRKLKQLLAESDELFLATDEDREGEAIAWHLQEVLKPKVPVHRMVFHEITKDAIRAAVANPRELNQRMVDAQETRRILDRLYGYEVSPVLWKKVMPKLSAGRVQSVATRLVVERERERIAFRSAEYWDLTGKFATGRTGDASDPSTLTARLSAVDGRRIAQGRDFGADGQLKAGSAQTLHLDETNARALAAALADSTFAVRSVESKPYRRSPYAPFRTTTLQQEASRKLGFGAKATMQVAQKLYENGFITYMRTDSTTLSDTAVSAARAQVTQLYGAGYLPDKPRTYAGKVKNAQEAHEAIRPSGDRFRTPAETGLTGDQFRLYELIWKRTVASQMKDAVGNSVTVKIGGRASDGRDAEFSASGKTITFHGFMKAYVEGADDPNAELDDRERRLPQVAEGDALSAEEITVDGHATKPPARYTEASLVKELEEREIGRPSTYASIIGTILDRGYVFKKGTALVPSFLSFAVVNLLEKHFGRLVDYDFTARMEDDLDRIARGEARSVPWLKRFYFGASASGDDAAGAGSASDAGNGDGDHLGGLKELVTDLGAIDAREISSFPVGNDIKLRVGRYGPYIERGEKDAEGHQRADVPEDLAPDELTVELAEELLAKPSGDFELGADPVSGNQIIAKDGRYGPYVTEVLPEGTPKTGKNAVKPRTASLFKSMSLDTVTLADALKLMSLPRVVGTDAEGVEITAQNGRYGPYLKKGTDSRSLTSEEQLFDITLEEALAIYAQPKQRGRAAAKPPLKELGTDPVSGAPVVVKDGRFGPYVTDGETNATLRTGDSVEEITPERGYELLAEKRAKGPAKKTAKKAPAKKATAKKTAAKKTTAAKKTAAKKTTTAKKATATKTAAKKTTAAAKKTASASSTPTDD
- a CDS encoding class I SAM-dependent methyltransferase, coding for MSKSSLPASDHASDLREALLAADFTADGLLDRLGAPAYAALARSETVPASRATRGDSPLDTLVRLFLLQHPVAEERARAVLPLDACVEDGWVTREGGADGEVRARVDVRPYGGPDGEDWFIVSDLGCAVGGAGGSGSREEGVVLGVGGASTTLAGITVRTPVASALDLGTGSGIQALHAAQHATRVTATDLNPRALEFTRLTLALSGAAPADLREGSLFEPVGSETFDLIVSNPPFVISPGARLTYRDGGMGGDDLCRTLVQQAGDHLNDGGYAQFLANWQHVEGEEWQDRLRSWVPYGCDAWIVQREVQDVTQYAELWLRDSGDHRSDPAEYGERYEAWLDEFEARGTTAVGFGWITLRKSAAAAAGAPSIVVEEWPHAVRQPLGQAVQEHFARQDFLRDQDDAALLAGHFVLATEVVQEQVGLPGAEDPEHVVLRQHRGMMRATKVDAVAAGFAGVCDGSLPAGRILDAIAQLMAEDPVLLRDRTPQAIRLLVEEGFLEPAPGVVTRGE
- the tmk gene encoding dTMP kinase encodes the protein MTRAEQPTVVSPTSDTLAADSRERAVRALLRIPPLKRLWSAQLVGGIGDALALLVLVLLSLQAAVLEGSFGTGYRGAAFAVAAVFGARILSTLFFGAVLLGPLTSLTGPGGKLDRRWLMIGVDGLRLALLVVAPLWIDWTPDKALMMVLITVFVTGAGERLWAVAKESAAPALLPGPPPEGAAVRPLPDHLDALRRLSLRTNFLSVPAAAAVLLVATLIGNLLGSGLEWFSFHQAALGSYVAAGLFSASISVLYFIEFPADRTPRPRSPLEGLRRPATGNGPDKGRTGAVPLLVAVCAAVAGAVAAAAAVSVLHAYDLGGGPATFALLILGLTGGTALGIRTARQVLPALSRRRLLALAVTATGLALLALGLVPDTATGLAIALLAGYSAGVAANTGHTLIDQETEAFRQARTTEHLQAVVRVFVALGAVAGPLLAAAIGRHRLVAGDFVFAHGGAAFTLILLGALLLPVAALVLAKTDDRAGVPLRRDLREALRGGDPAVAPAATGFFLALEGGDGAGKSTQVEALADWIRSKGHEVVVTREPGATPIGKRLRSILLDVSSAGLSNRAEALLYAADRAEHVDSVVRPALERGAIVISDRYIDSSVAYQGAGRDLAPTEIARISRWATSGLVPHLTVLLDVDPATARERFTEAPDRLESEPAEFHERVRSGFLTLAAADPTRYLVVDAGQEPESITTVVRHRLDQLLPLSEAEIEAIEEARRKAEEEARRKAEEEAARKAEEERLEKERQEQLARLRAEEEERKQRELEEARRREAERQAEEARQRAEEARRRAEEDRRRLEAEEAAREAEQERLRQRAEEEARLRKEAEAERLAKQRKAEEVLLRAEEARRRAEEEAAARTEAARAEAERASRRETPSRSSSHSEGASVPENELTVPTPIVNPNEITQPVPTARPEEDGAGGPGTGTGSGTGTGGRSGSAGSGSGSGSGSGSGSGSGAAGSGSGSRSGAGLGDDETAMLPRVPDPGRTDPWPPAREARDADETAVLPPVRDDRPSDRVPQGYFRDEGPAASPAESESERTRELPQIEDPNAPAPDRQQSRRKRPRPDWAEETPLDDLPTLADELLGGHDDDGHEGRGRRPRG